A portion of the Candidatus Hydrogenedentota bacterium genome contains these proteins:
- a CDS encoding HEAT repeat domain-containing protein: MKSRWQHVLLAVALLAATAGADTVYLKNGVEFDGVVTPVPDNPDVFKVTAGERSLVYRAEEIDRVEKNEKTGKLSKEEILANWEEQNRILTEETGLTAEQRNLVMGLMFELKTDNVSKRVAVREKLIGLQKEFDAYSFLANQLPGVSILIGPNLLEALAYMDSSRALELLQAGAQNNYFGTRVMAIELLGRLGHTGSKDLIVRGLADHKQEVQISAIYVLAGMGAREVTPALISLLPNPDERVSNASREALLALWANALPDPKPGTVDEWTAFWNAQEKSGTPVQLADLKALSNPEEEIVSSIDTNHGVGSGAETTVASEG, from the coding sequence ATGAAATCTCGATGGCAACACGTCCTGCTGGCCGTTGCCTTGTTGGCGGCCACCGCGGGCGCCGATACGGTCTACCTGAAGAATGGTGTCGAGTTCGACGGCGTCGTGACGCCCGTTCCCGATAATCCGGATGTCTTCAAGGTGACGGCGGGCGAGCGGAGCCTCGTCTATCGCGCGGAAGAAATCGACCGCGTGGAGAAGAACGAAAAGACCGGAAAGTTGAGCAAGGAGGAGATCCTGGCCAATTGGGAAGAGCAGAATCGGATCCTCACGGAGGAAACGGGCCTTACCGCGGAACAGCGCAACCTCGTCATGGGGCTGATGTTCGAGTTGAAGACCGACAACGTTTCCAAGCGGGTGGCGGTGCGCGAGAAACTGATCGGGCTTCAGAAGGAGTTCGACGCCTACAGTTTTCTTGCGAATCAGCTCCCCGGCGTATCGATTCTTATCGGTCCCAATCTGCTCGAAGCACTGGCCTATATGGACAGTTCGCGGGCGCTGGAACTCCTCCAGGCCGGCGCGCAAAATAATTATTTTGGCACGCGGGTCATGGCGATTGAGTTGCTTGGCCGCCTCGGTCATACGGGCAGCAAAGATCTCATTGTCCGCGGCCTGGCCGACCACAAACAGGAAGTGCAGATCAGCGCGATTTACGTGCTGGCGGGTATGGGGGCGCGGGAAGTGACCCCGGCGCTCATCAGCCTGCTGCCGAACCCGGACGAGCGCGTTTCAAATGCGAGCCGTGAGGCATTGCTGGCGCTCTGGGCGAACGCTCTTCCCGATCCGAAGCCGGGCACGGTGGACGAGTGGACCGCCTTCTGGAACGCCCAGGAGAAGTCGGGAACGCCTGTGCAGCTCGCGGATCTTAAGGCGCTCAGCAATCCCGAAGAAGAGATCGTAAGCAGTATCGATACCAATCACGGGGTGGGCTCCGGCGCCGAGACGACGGTCGCCTCGGAAGGCTGA
- a CDS encoding type II secretion system protein, whose amino-acid sequence MKNSGHTMVEIMVSMGILSVVSLLGFIVLQSSTTSAQLANAKVEVQNNLRDTVSVLSSELREGVTEITTEKTGAPEGLFPVAISDEGRSITFQVPQPVSGEAIFAYSTPITFSLENEDANENGLLDPDEDTNGDGTLTRRMVRSQDGATVPVASASTIEFVNFTLLANQAADVEDMTTVQITLRGSKRYGAGEGKPLLAETTSNIRLVN is encoded by the coding sequence ATGAAAAACAGCGGACACACCATGGTCGAAATAATGGTCTCGATGGGCATCCTCTCCGTCGTCTCCCTCCTCGGCTTTATCGTACTTCAATCTTCCACCACTTCGGCCCAGTTGGCCAACGCCAAGGTGGAGGTTCAGAATAACCTTCGGGATACCGTCTCCGTATTGAGCAGCGAGCTTCGCGAAGGGGTAACGGAAATTACGACCGAGAAGACGGGCGCGCCCGAGGGCCTGTTTCCCGTTGCCATCAGCGATGAAGGCCGTTCGATTACTTTCCAAGTTCCACAACCCGTCTCGGGCGAGGCGATTTTTGCTTACTCCACGCCCATCACATTCTCCCTGGAGAATGAAGATGCCAATGAGAACGGTCTGCTGGATCCCGATGAGGACACGAACGGCGACGGTACGTTGACGCGTCGCATGGTGCGTTCGCAGGACGGGGCCACGGTGCCCGTGGCGAGCGCCTCGACCATCGAATTTGTGAATTTTACGCTGCTGGCCAACCAGGCTGCGGACGTTGAAGATATGACTACCGTGCAAATTACCTTGCGTGGCAGCAAGCGATACGGAGCAGGTGAAGGCAAACCGCTTCTCGCCGAGACAACATCCAATATTCGCCTCGTCAATTAA
- a CDS encoding redoxin domain-containing protein, giving the protein MNISKRVLHFGLVLGFSLCSMSSRADFFEGDPVPEIQAQDIFGKSVNLNEILEKNPDLVILFFFTPDNGKAIAAKLQALKRLYNSDALSIIALGMESDKAALQAFADGLKIQYFLLADEQVKTAEWYKNVNQLPLTLFVHTPERKIERVLRGAGTEQANILKQVAENLFQQRKTDKASAVVASALENGEDAKEVKELNGHILVAEGKLDEAEKEFGEIGADAGLAKVALERGDLEGAIAAADKAGDDGYAQAVKGEALIKSGQLEQAETSLAAAASAEIPEWQKSEAVNAQGRLAQANGDIDKAVEQYAKAQSLDQYNVEALSNEGAAYRERGGENDLALAKETLEKASAIRPDEMTNLMLQQVRTELEEANDIKKGELIKSLITDLSKRYEELKAKGEAEPADDWTSRPVVLAFLPGETKGKIVFDRAGTDMVLQREIEVQAQGKNGIQVVERVMLDKLLQELNLGSSELASGDTQRRLGQVLSAGHLGFIDFAQVGADTMLYLRLIDSETTGIFFQASQKIDDSRPTETVAAVVNALTEKLASTEPLQGLIADAAANDAVIINLGKKHGAKEGLEFKILQDGAPIEVGGKVIAHRQKPVGKLTLTTVEEDYAIGTASNLAEGVTLAKEMKIQQLK; this is encoded by the coding sequence ATGAATATCAGCAAACGTGTTTTGCATTTCGGTCTGGTGTTGGGCTTTTCACTGTGCAGTATGTCCAGCCGGGCGGACTTCTTTGAAGGCGACCCGGTCCCGGAAATTCAGGCCCAGGACATCTTTGGAAAATCGGTGAACCTGAACGAGATTCTCGAAAAGAATCCCGATCTGGTCATCCTCTTCTTCTTCACGCCGGACAACGGCAAGGCCATCGCCGCCAAGCTTCAGGCCCTGAAACGTCTATACAACAGCGATGCGCTCTCCATCATCGCACTGGGGATGGAATCCGACAAGGCGGCCCTTCAGGCCTTCGCCGACGGCCTCAAGATCCAGTATTTCCTCCTGGCCGATGAACAGGTCAAGACGGCCGAGTGGTACAAGAACGTCAACCAACTCCCCCTGACCCTCTTTGTCCACACGCCCGAGCGCAAAATTGAGCGGGTGCTGCGTGGCGCGGGTACGGAACAGGCCAACATCCTCAAGCAAGTCGCCGAGAATCTCTTCCAGCAACGTAAGACGGACAAGGCCTCGGCCGTAGTTGCGTCTGCGCTGGAAAACGGTGAAGACGCGAAGGAGGTTAAGGAATTGAACGGCCACATTCTCGTGGCCGAGGGCAAGCTGGACGAAGCCGAGAAGGAATTCGGCGAAATCGGCGCGGATGCCGGTCTGGCGAAGGTGGCTCTGGAGCGGGGCGACCTCGAAGGCGCCATCGCCGCCGCGGACAAGGCCGGTGACGATGGCTACGCCCAGGCGGTGAAAGGCGAGGCCCTCATCAAGTCGGGCCAGTTGGAGCAGGCCGAAACCAGCCTCGCGGCGGCGGCCAGCGCGGAAATCCCCGAATGGCAGAAGTCGGAAGCCGTCAATGCCCAGGGGCGTCTGGCCCAGGCCAATGGCGATATCGACAAGGCTGTGGAGCAATACGCCAAAGCCCAGTCGCTGGACCAATACAACGTGGAAGCCCTCAGCAACGAAGGTGCGGCCTATCGCGAACGCGGCGGCGAAAACGACTTGGCGCTGGCCAAGGAAACGCTGGAAAAGGCCTCCGCCATCCGTCCCGACGAGATGACCAATCTGATGCTCCAACAGGTCAGGACGGAACTTGAAGAAGCCAACGACATCAAGAAGGGCGAGCTCATCAAGAGCCTCATCACGGACCTGAGCAAGCGCTACGAAGAGCTCAAGGCCAAGGGAGAAGCGGAACCGGCGGATGACTGGACGTCCCGCCCCGTGGTGCTGGCCTTCCTGCCCGGAGAGACCAAGGGCAAGATAGTTTTTGATCGCGCCGGCACGGACATGGTCCTCCAGCGCGAAATCGAAGTGCAGGCCCAGGGCAAGAACGGCATCCAAGTGGTTGAACGCGTCATGCTCGACAAGCTCCTCCAGGAATTGAACCTGGGCAGCTCGGAACTCGCCAGCGGCGACACCCAGCGTCGTCTGGGTCAGGTGCTCTCCGCAGGACACCTTGGGTTCATCGACTTTGCGCAGGTGGGCGCGGACACGATGCTTTATCTTCGCCTGATCGACTCCGAGACCACGGGTATCTTTTTCCAGGCCTCCCAGAAGATCGACGATTCCAGGCCCACCGAGACGGTGGCCGCGGTGGTGAACGCCCTGACCGAGAAGCTCGCCTCCACCGAGCCGCTGCAGGGTCTGATTGCCGATGCCGCCGCGAACGATGCGGTAATCATTAACCTGGGCAAAAAACATGGCGCGAAAGAGGGCCTGGAGTTCAAAATCCTGCAGGATGGCGCCCCGATTGAGGTAGGCGGCAAGGTTATCGCACACCGTCAGAAACCCGTGGGCAAGCTGACCCTCACCACGGTGGAAGAGGACTACGCCATCGGCACGGCCTCCAATCTGGCCGAGGGTGTTACGCTGGCCAAGGAAATGAAGATTCAGCAGTTGAAATAG
- the ugpC gene encoding sn-glycerol-3-phosphate ABC transporter ATP-binding protein UgpC, whose product MAQVTLTNVQKFYPGGIPAVKNANLVINDKEFVVLVGPSGCGKSTTLRMIAGLEEISGGEIRIDGCVVNDVPPKDRDIAMVFQNYALYPHKNVYKNMSFGLEMRRYPKDEIDRRVRDAAEILGITDLLQRRPKALSGGQRQRVAVGRAIVRKPKVFLFDEPLSNLDAKLRVQMRAEISKLHRRLQSTMIYVTHDQVEAMTMGDRIVVMLDGVIQQVDAPLDLYHRPANKFVATFIGSPPMNILEGGIDSHGHGLAFHTSGNTFVLPLPSEYHGALTPFKGKEVYLGIRPEDLQDASESAVEPGEMLEALVEVVEPMGSEIYVYLSLAGQPIAARVHALAQPEVGHPYALRINTAALHFFDRASEEAIR is encoded by the coding sequence GTGGCCCAGGTTACCCTGACCAACGTACAGAAGTTCTATCCCGGCGGTATTCCCGCCGTGAAGAACGCGAATCTGGTCATCAACGACAAGGAGTTTGTCGTGCTGGTCGGTCCCTCGGGCTGTGGGAAATCCACGACGCTGCGCATGATCGCCGGCCTGGAGGAAATCTCGGGTGGTGAAATTCGCATCGATGGCTGCGTCGTAAACGACGTGCCCCCGAAAGATCGGGACATTGCGATGGTCTTTCAGAACTACGCCCTCTACCCCCACAAGAACGTGTACAAAAACATGTCCTTTGGGCTGGAAATGCGGCGCTACCCCAAGGACGAGATTGACCGGCGCGTCCGCGATGCCGCCGAGATTCTGGGGATTACCGACCTGCTCCAGCGTCGGCCCAAGGCTTTGAGTGGCGGGCAGCGGCAGCGCGTCGCCGTGGGCCGGGCCATCGTTCGTAAGCCGAAAGTCTTCCTGTTCGACGAGCCTCTTTCCAACCTGGACGCGAAACTCCGGGTGCAGATGCGCGCGGAAATCTCCAAGCTCCACCGGCGGCTCCAGTCCACCATGATTTACGTGACCCACGACCAGGTTGAGGCCATGACCATGGGCGACCGGATCGTGGTGATGCTCGATGGCGTTATACAGCAGGTTGACGCGCCGCTGGATCTCTATCATCGCCCGGCCAACAAATTCGTGGCCACTTTCATCGGCAGCCCTCCGATGAACATACTAGAAGGCGGGATCGACAGCCACGGGCACGGCCTGGCGTTTCATACTTCAGGAAACACCTTCGTGCTCCCGCTGCCGTCGGAGTACCACGGGGCATTAACCCCCTTCAAGGGTAAGGAAGTATATCTGGGGATTCGCCCGGAAGACCTTCAGGATGCCTCGGAAAGCGCAGTGGAACCGGGGGAAATGCTGGAAGCGCTGGTGGAGGTGGTGGAGCCCATGGGTTCGGAAATATACGTCTACCTGAGCCTTGCGGGTCAGCCGATCGCGGCGCGCGTCCACGCGCTGGCCCAGCCGGAAGTGGGGCACCCCTACGCCCTCCGTATCAACACCGCCGCCCTCCATTTCTTCGACCGAGCGAGCGAAGAGGCCATCCGCTAG
- a CDS encoding DUF3299 domain-containing protein, giving the protein MRRPKELAGLIVLVAALLGMIMGGGLSDQNAPGEIGRHPQVAEEALFPLADVAYAGTEETPTATPPPPRGAPIDAPAPRAGRRIDTPSVAPGSRNIPQADFEALQESETKLAEKGGSLNFEKTTDGKYFKLTFRGLASFTYKHPDPETLQRAENPSALLGDQIPAPIRALSGQQAVVVGFMVPFELAEDGSITSFAITQNQSFCCYGVSPEINEWVLVEASPALKVAYQPESPVAVFGTLDVGEEIEEGYVLSIYRMKAGDVSDASKLLRKSLLRP; this is encoded by the coding sequence ATGAGAAGACCCAAGGAACTGGCGGGACTGATCGTTCTAGTGGCCGCACTGCTGGGCATGATTATGGGGGGAGGATTGAGTGACCAGAATGCCCCCGGGGAGATTGGACGTCACCCACAGGTGGCCGAAGAAGCGCTATTCCCCCTTGCGGATGTCGCCTATGCGGGTACCGAGGAGACCCCGACGGCAACGCCTCCTCCCCCACGCGGCGCACCCATCGACGCCCCGGCGCCCCGGGCCGGCCGGAGAATCGATACGCCGTCGGTCGCGCCGGGCAGCCGCAACATACCTCAAGCCGACTTTGAAGCCTTACAGGAATCGGAGACGAAGCTTGCAGAGAAAGGTGGCTCGCTCAATTTTGAGAAAACGACCGACGGGAAGTATTTCAAGCTCACCTTTCGTGGACTAGCATCCTTCACATACAAACATCCGGATCCCGAGACACTTCAAAGAGCGGAAAACCCGTCAGCCCTGCTGGGTGATCAGATTCCCGCGCCAATTCGCGCGCTGAGCGGCCAGCAGGCGGTGGTCGTGGGATTCATGGTGCCTTTTGAACTTGCCGAGGATGGAAGCATTACCAGCTTCGCCATCACGCAGAATCAGTCCTTCTGCTGCTACGGCGTTTCCCCCGAAATAAACGAGTGGGTTCTCGTGGAGGCATCCCCCGCCTTGAAAGTCGCCTACCAACCCGAATCGCCCGTGGCCGTCTTCGGAACTCTCGACGTTGGTGAAGAGATTGAAGAGGGTTACGTACTCAGTATCTATCGCATGAAGGCCGGCGACGTGTCAGACGCGTCTAAACTGCTGCGAAAGTCCCTGCTGCGACCGTAG
- a CDS encoding type II secretion system protein produces MKINRFLKDERGVTLIEITLAVAIFAGVIAVTAQSLMSFYVSIDIQEQRMEGVRACQSVMDGLREKRVEYKDNFPEGLLTWIETNNDSSWAAFKADNSEHVELADQTIEVTCFNDAGETADGDDNPIVVHVTTNWTDRKGRPLAATLVSMLTNE; encoded by the coding sequence ATGAAAATAAATCGATTCCTCAAAGATGAGCGCGGCGTGACGCTGATAGAAATAACACTTGCGGTGGCTATTTTCGCAGGTGTCATCGCCGTGACCGCCCAGTCCCTCATGTCTTTCTACGTCAGCATCGACATCCAGGAACAGCGCATGGAAGGCGTCCGCGCCTGCCAGAGCGTGATGGATGGCCTTCGGGAGAAACGGGTTGAGTATAAAGACAATTTCCCGGAAGGGCTTCTGACCTGGATCGAGACCAACAATGACAGCTCCTGGGCGGCGTTCAAAGCGGACAACAGCGAGCATGTGGAACTTGCGGATCAGACTATCGAAGTGACCTGCTTCAATGACGCAGGCGAAACGGCGGATGGGGACGACAACCCCATCGTGGTTCACGTAACCACGAACTGGACCGATCGTAAGGGTCGTCCGCTGGCGGCTACGCTTGTGAGCATGTTGACCAATGAATAA
- a CDS encoding tetratricopeptide repeat protein, whose protein sequence is MNYFVRALVPFCLVCAPWTGAQPVDVEAVASRNMATVLVIQGKRIDNGAEVQGSGCAIHPDGYVLATAHQAEGVKDFVGRLADGTKVPLELVESRPEVEFALFKAAAPLPAHAILGDAEVLKSGAPLVSIAAPMNLEFSTVTGTVANPNRTFDGYAVIQVALTATHGSSGGPVFDREGQLIGLISGGFNDIDFTIVNRINNAFPLLDAHGLRGAKMAAPDPTESRLVPADGASESERRAIEAYNRGVGAQTLEEKIEAYRLAEKLLPTFYEATFNLAAAEARAGATDKAIESYLRAAALRPEGLEVKRNLGRLYLREKDYDKAVTIFDEARKIAPDEAQSHNDLGEACRRAGRNEEAIGHFSESLRINPDAPSAHYNLALTLAAADKSAEAIKHFEAYLALAPTANDAENVRAWIAKLKMP, encoded by the coding sequence ATGAACTATTTTGTCAGGGCGCTGGTGCCCTTCTGCCTGGTCTGCGCGCCGTGGACCGGCGCACAACCCGTCGATGTGGAAGCCGTGGCGAGCCGGAACATGGCCACGGTGCTGGTAATCCAGGGTAAGCGAATCGACAATGGCGCGGAGGTACAGGGTAGCGGCTGCGCTATCCACCCCGATGGCTACGTCCTCGCAACGGCGCATCAGGCCGAAGGCGTGAAGGATTTTGTTGGACGCCTGGCCGACGGCACGAAAGTTCCGCTGGAACTGGTGGAGTCCCGACCCGAGGTCGAGTTCGCTCTTTTCAAGGCGGCCGCCCCCCTGCCGGCACATGCCATTCTGGGCGATGCCGAAGTGCTCAAGAGCGGCGCGCCCCTCGTATCCATCGCCGCGCCTATGAATCTGGAATTCTCTACCGTCACGGGAACAGTCGCTAATCCGAATCGAACCTTTGACGGCTATGCGGTCATCCAGGTTGCCCTCACCGCGACCCACGGCTCCAGCGGCGGCCCCGTCTTTGATAGGGAGGGCCAACTCATCGGCCTCATCAGCGGCGGTTTCAACGACATCGACTTCACAATTGTGAATAGAATCAACAACGCCTTCCCCCTGTTGGACGCCCACGGCTTGCGCGGCGCAAAAATGGCCGCTCCCGACCCGACGGAATCGCGCCTCGTGCCCGCCGACGGCGCCAGCGAGTCCGAACGCCGCGCCATCGAGGCCTATAACCGAGGTGTCGGGGCCCAGACCCTGGAAGAGAAAATTGAGGCCTACCGCCTTGCCGAGAAACTTTTGCCGACTTTTTATGAAGCCACCTTCAACCTGGCCGCGGCCGAGGCCCGCGCGGGAGCAACGGACAAGGCGATTGAAAGCTACCTGCGCGCCGCCGCCCTGCGGCCCGAAGGGCTGGAGGTCAAGAGAAACCTCGGTCGGCTCTACCTGCGCGAAAAGGACTACGACAAAGCCGTGACAATCTTTGACGAGGCCCGGAAGATCGCGCCAGACGAGGCCCAAAGCCACAACGATCTGGGCGAGGCCTGTCGGCGGGCGGGCCGTAACGAAGAGGCCATCGGCCATTTCTCGGAGAGCCTGCGCATCAACCCCGACGCGCCGAGCGCACACTACAACCTCGCCCTGACCCTGGCGGCGGCGGATAAGAGCGCCGAAGCGATCAAGCACTTCGAGGCGTACCTCGCCCTCGCCCCCACCGCGAACGACGCGGAAAACGTGCGCGCCTGGATAGCGAAATTGAAGATGCCGTGA
- a CDS encoding transposase family protein has product TLRAKDLLRPWDKKQSKKGTGFEQPLKAHEHWHTDVSYVNISGTFYYLCSVLDGFSRAILHWEIRESMKEEEIQLVLQMAKEKHPDATPRIISDNGPQFLSRDFKEFIRISGMTHVKTSPYYPQSNGKIERFHKTLKQECIRPKTPLTLEDAQRVVGHYITEYNTVRLHSAIGYVTPQDMLDGKQAEIHAERDRKLEAAREERRKRRQLNQEAQVA; this is encoded by the coding sequence ACCCTGCGGGCCAAGGACCTGTTGCGGCCCTGGGACAAGAAACAATCCAAGAAGGGCACGGGCTTCGAGCAGCCGCTGAAGGCCCATGAACACTGGCATACGGACGTTTCCTACGTGAACATATCCGGCACTTTTTACTACTTGTGCAGCGTCCTGGACGGCTTCAGCCGCGCCATCCTGCACTGGGAAATCCGCGAGTCCATGAAGGAGGAAGAAATCCAGCTCGTGTTGCAGATGGCCAAAGAAAAGCACCCCGACGCCACGCCGCGCATCATCAGCGACAACGGCCCCCAGTTCCTCTCCCGGGACTTCAAGGAGTTCATCCGCATCAGCGGCATGACCCACGTGAAGACCTCGCCCTACTACCCCCAGTCCAACGGAAAAATAGAACGCTTCCACAAGACCCTCAAGCAGGAGTGTATCCGACCCAAGACGCCATTGACCCTGGAGGACGCACAGCGCGTCGTCGGCCATTACATCACCGAATACAACACCGTGCGGCTGCACAGCGCCATCGGCTATGTGACACCCCAGGACATGCTCGACGGGAAGCAGGCCGAGATCCACGCCGAGCGCGACCGCAAGCTCGAAGCGGCCCGCGAAGAGCGCCGCAAAAGAAGACAGTTGAATCAGGAAGCCCAAGTCGCCTAA
- a CDS encoding protein kinase, with protein MADPKMPAKLGRYEVIRELGKGAMGVVYEGKDPNIGRRVAIKTARREVVEASGMADEMMERFLREAKAAGALNHPNIITIYDAAEEDGMAYIAMEYLEGGDLADIVDSRKRLGMEEIVEIGANICEALHVAHEHGVVHRDIKPANILMPKDKPLKVADFGIAHVSDSNLTQDGALIGTPHYMSPEQFMGQKLDGRSDLFSVGNILYELTTGEKPFGGEALSTVMHRVIKIDPVSPTELNFAIPDALAGVIMKALSKRPASRFKTGNEMAAALRESLKENPNPAILDPGASVALSSTMAAPAPAAPVQATMISQPASEDFKSTVVGSRPASQETTIAGPGPDATVPGGSPGPEATVAGPPPASAVDVGATVPGLAPAQIQSAPTPSAGPNKGLLIGGGIAVALVVIIGGIMMSGGEKTETPTKTPPPDSKNGASTASSDRYYTAAIFEIYRANTEDDYKRFMQKEATLDDLAGKLSEVSGTIAIELLDSAGNVLASAPAWSAGDLIEIPAERKVGAMSYRVTITDPAQPGSEGESFTDEIEPASTPEATANVPIIFGPVSTL; from the coding sequence GTGGCCGATCCGAAAATGCCCGCCAAGCTGGGGCGCTATGAAGTTATCCGTGAACTGGGCAAAGGCGCCATGGGCGTCGTCTATGAGGGGAAAGATCCCAACATCGGACGGCGCGTGGCCATCAAGACCGCGCGTCGCGAGGTGGTGGAAGCCTCGGGCATGGCCGACGAGATGATGGAGCGCTTCCTCCGCGAGGCAAAGGCCGCCGGCGCCTTGAACCACCCGAATATCATCACGATCTACGACGCCGCCGAAGAGGACGGAATGGCCTACATCGCCATGGAGTACCTCGAAGGGGGCGACCTGGCGGATATCGTCGATTCGCGCAAGCGGCTGGGTATGGAAGAAATCGTGGAGATCGGCGCGAACATCTGCGAGGCCCTCCACGTGGCCCACGAGCACGGCGTCGTCCACCGAGACATCAAGCCCGCCAACATCCTCATGCCGAAAGACAAGCCCCTCAAAGTGGCGGACTTCGGCATCGCCCACGTGAGTGATTCCAACCTTACGCAGGACGGCGCCCTCATCGGCACGCCCCACTACATGAGCCCGGAGCAGTTCATGGGGCAAAAGCTGGATGGCCGCTCGGATCTGTTCTCCGTGGGCAACATCCTCTATGAGTTGACCACCGGCGAAAAGCCCTTTGGCGGCGAGGCCCTGAGCACCGTCATGCACCGGGTCATCAAGATCGATCCCGTCTCCCCCACCGAATTAAACTTCGCCATCCCCGATGCCTTGGCCGGCGTTATCATGAAAGCCTTGAGTAAGCGCCCTGCCAGCCGCTTCAAGACGGGCAATGAAATGGCCGCCGCCCTGCGCGAAAGCCTGAAGGAAAACCCAAATCCGGCCATCCTCGATCCCGGCGCGAGTGTCGCCCTCTCTTCCACCATGGCGGCCCCGGCACCCGCAGCACCGGTGCAGGCAACCATGATCAGCCAGCCCGCATCGGAGGACTTTAAGTCTACGGTCGTCGGCTCGCGACCCGCGAGTCAGGAAACGACCATCGCCGGTCCGGGGCCGGACGCAACCGTGCCTGGCGGTTCGCCCGGACCCGAAGCGACTGTCGCGGGCCCGCCACCGGCCTCCGCAGTTGACGTTGGCGCAACCGTGCCCGGACTTGCGCCCGCCCAGATTCAATCCGCTCCGACGCCTTCCGCGGGACCCAATAAAGGCCTTCTTATCGGCGGCGGTATCGCGGTGGCGCTGGTGGTGATTATTGGCGGGATCATGATGTCCGGAGGGGAAAAGACTGAGACGCCGACGAAAACGCCCCCGCCGGACTCCAAGAATGGGGCGTCCACCGCATCTTCAGACCGCTATTACACGGCGGCGATCTTCGAGATCTATCGCGCGAATACAGAAGACGATTACAAGCGCTTCATGCAGAAAGAAGCTACCCTTGACGATCTGGCAGGAAAACTCAGCGAAGTATCCGGCACAATCGCCATTGAGTTGTTGGACTCGGCCGGCAATGTTCTCGCCAGCGCTCCCGCTTGGAGTGCGGGCGACCTTATCGAAATTCCCGCCGAACGCAAGGTCGGCGCCATGAGTTATCGGGTGACAATAACGGACCCCGCCCAGCCGGGTTCCGAAGGCGAAAGCTTTACGGACGAGATCGAGCCGGCGAGCACCCCCGAAGCCACGGCGAATGTGCCAATCATTTTCGGTCCCGTCTCGACTCTGTGA